tatatctatgaatatgcaCGTCCGtatgtgcaagtagaacaatgaagggaagtacaggaaaacacacgaatatgccgaaggccttttcgcatttactgcttcatcagggcatagtgaagcagtaaatgcgaaaagaccttcggcatattcgtgtgttttcctgtacttcccttcattgttctacttgcaatttgttcgacatgaattccacacgtccGTATGTATGAATAGTCACTGGGTCAGGCCTCGCACAGTTTTAACAAACCGGCCGATAGTCGCCTCGCCATCCACATAATTACGTCATTGACCGTAGGACCAACCAGTATCCACATACTCATAACATCGCCCATGCAATTCATATCACTGTTCACATGGTCACACCGCCGTCCATACGACCCCCAACTTCCCACTTAATCGCCCCGCCGTCCGTACGACCCACCATTCTCCACACAACCATCCCACCGCTCAAACGACCTACCACTATGTAATTTACCCCACTGCCCATACGGCACCCATCACTTCCTACCCCACTCAACCCTCAAACACCAACCCCCCTGCCCAACGACCCCACGACCCTTACCTGTCACACGGCTGCAACATCCTCAAGACGACCTCGCCGATCTTGACGTAAGCCCAGTCGTCCTCATCGTAGGGTTTCGACCCTTTAACCACGATGTTTCCTCGGAATCGATTTCGTTTCACGGGCTTTTCCAAGTGTGTGTTTAATTCTTCCACGGACGACTCTGTGACTAGATGGTATGGACTGACGTCTGCGTAAATCACCTGTTGGTTTTATGTAAAATATGGAtcatataacaatgattatcatcattattcttgttacaaTATTATCATGCATATAAAATGTCACCAAATGTACTTTTAACACATTTAACTCtatacccataaacacacacacacaagcacacacaagtcaCAAAAATCTATCAAGCCACCACCACAATCACGATGATGCCTATTCACCCTCACAACCTCCACCACAATCACCCACAGCCACAACCACCTATCCCCACCACAAACCACACCCAACCTCCCAatcacaagccccccccccccccccacactctccctctaCCTTGTCCGTATCCAAGTACTGCGGCAAATCCAGTCCATCGTGTTTGGAAACCCTCCGGTCCATCTCCGGGTGCCTGTAAAGGACCCTCACCTCTCGCCGTCCTTCGTAGAGGAATTCGCTCAGCCAGCGGGACACGACGTCGCCACAGTCCACGCCCTTGACTGGAGCGCCGAAGATACTGGGTGCAGAAGTTGAgtttatttgttgctgttgttgttgttgctttattttttttagtaggaTGAGTGTATTAATAATGCTAACCATTAtcattcaataataatgatatcaataactaatagtgataatcaaaGCGCTGACTATACACAAAATATTGATTGCAGAGAATAATCTtagtcgttatcattgttgttaagaggatactgctgctgctgacaataacaatgataacaatattactactgacaatcatcataataataatcaagtcTTACTATGACCTCTCTCACTTTGCGTCTACGAGCTCGCCTTCCTGGGTCACCGTCTGGAGGTTGACCTTGGCATGGCCTTCAGCCCCCTCGGCCTCGAAAGTAGCCGTGTCGCCGTCGATCTTGACCGTGACAAAGGTGAGTTTCGGTTTCTGTCGCCCTGTCACTAGGGAACCTTCTTTCAAGATGACTATGAAAGACcttggagagaaatagagagggggtagggtgaaTGCTAGGGCGAAAAAGGTAAATGGAAAGttaagcgtgtatgtgtatgtgtatgtgtatgtgtatgtgtgtgtgtatgtgtatgtgtatgtgtatgtgtatgtatgtatgtgtgtatgtgtatgtgtgtgtgtgtaagtgtgtgtgtatatgtatgtgtttgtgtatatgtgtgtgtgagggagagggagagagagacacagacacagacacagagaaagaaagcaaacaaacggCCGGTTTGTTTAAATTGCAAGAATCCCGACCCAATTAACATGCATGCGTATGGACATGCACATCAACGGGAATCAAAGCGCTTCTATCGGTCTCTATCTTTCTACACAACTGCCAatctctatacacatatacgtttattTCGTAGATGCTTGTCCATATGACAGAATATCCACAGGTAAAAGCTCTCCCTATGTTAACAAACCGCCTGAAAGACTGCAGTAGgaaaacagagatagacacacaggtGGAAAGATCTGTCACCCAATTACCTGTCTTTGTGAGGACCCACAGATAAGCCGTGTTCCGTTGCCTCCGCTTCCTGCACGTAGAGAGGCCGGCCAGACTTCAGAGGGTACACTGCCAGTTCTGAAACCACGCCTACTTCTTCCCAGCTGTGTTTAGGTGGAAGGGACGAACACCGTGAACTTAAATTTTAAATCCATGTGCTTCTGAATGGATTAGACAGCTTGGAGTTTTTACCATTTGCAATTGGGTTCGAATTcagtaaaatatttattaatttatctattattatcatcatgattattattattaacaatatcattattattattactaataccattgtcattgtcattattgttattataattatcattattgttattgctattactattatcaaatttattattatcgttagcatcTATGTTAAAGCATATCTTTCATCTGTCCGTTCTTCCGCACAATACACTTTACACCTAAAATCATATTCCATTATATGCGGActttaaatatctttattttcgCGTGAAATGGAGATTTTTAGCCTACACTCACATTCCCTGTGGAGTTGATATCAACCCATTTTGTTGAAAAATGGGGCTATAATTTACAACATATATTAAAGAATGACATATTACGAATGCACAAGAATATTATTCAGACTCTATTATCATCACTCTACTTTAGGCAAATacactgcattgaagtagttagaccgtcagtttatgcacatttatttttatacatgacgatccggggggggggggggggggtgaaaaagagggtaggaagggagacgaaggggaggaaaggaaggggaagcggtcttaacgaggaaaaggagaagaggaaagggaaacagatGGGGACTCgaagtggaaaaggggaagggagaggggataagggagccAAGGAGGCTGGGGaattaaggaggagggggagggggagggaggtggttgtAGGGcttaaagggggaagggaggagtgaactTAAGGTAGatttgggagtgggggggggggggtggagcgtgGAATTTCTAAGGGATTCGCTAGTGctgatgctgttatcattatcatcatcatcactatcattagtgcGATCGGTATCCTCCTTCACTCTATTATTGATGTAAATATTATCCTGATCATCGTCAATGGTATATTTCATAATTAAGATCCCTCTCAATATCATTCTTAgtgttaatcttatcattatgagtaataacaatgaaatcacAACTAGCACTAGACGTATCAACATCttcaactacaataacaacttaTTCAGTCACATCATCACAACTCATTACTATTGAACCTATGTTTGCCTATGTGAATACACTACCTTCCTTGTCTTTAACACGAGTAAAAACACTACTATCCCAATAAGCATTAGAATTATTGACATGTCACAATCTCAACAGCTCATGAAGTACCAGCTTATTCATTCACATCATCACAACTCATCACAATTGAACACATATTTGCCTCCGGTAAtgcattatccttcttatcatcagTAAGATTAATACAAATACCATGACAAGCATTTGCAATTTTTACATCGTCAAGCAAGATAACACGCATCAGCTACCAGCGCATTTGCACACATCATCACAACTCATGGCATATAAAGGCCTCTTTGCCTCTGCGGCTACATGAACCCTCGGCCTTGATTCTATCTTAGGAGTTGAATGCCGCGGCACCATCACTCGGGCATCATATTCCTACAGTAGTGAGGCTGGGGTCTGATCTCTTTTATATGGGAGATTGCCTCTTTGTTTAGAGAGTTTAATGcgattttttgttatattgtatTTTCTTAATGAGTTGAAGTGTTGAGTATTTTGTAGGTATTGTGATAAAAGGACTAGAATATATGAAGGGTCACATTGCGCTGTTGCCAGGCAGAGGATGTATGAGACAAGTGGATATTGAACATGATGATAACGGGAACGAtttgcgcgcacatacacacacacatacacacattagcagtcacacataatatatacgcatacacacacagacatacatatacgcatacagacacacacacacactcacacatgtatagaagcaagcaagcaatctctttctctctctctctccctccctctctctctctctctctctctctctctctctctctcactttctctctgtatccttctatctctctctctctctctctcttactcactctctctctctctctctctctctctctctctctctctcactcactctctctctctctctctctctctgtatccatctctctctctctctctctctctctcactcactgtctctctctctctctctctctctctctctctctctctctctctctctctctctctctctctctctctctctctctctctctctctctctctctctctctctctctctctctctctctctctctctctgtatccatctatctatctctctctctctctctctcactcactgtctctctctctctctctctccccctctctctctctctctctctctctctctctctctctctctctctctctctctctctctctctctctctctctctctctcctcgttctgaCCTATCTGGCGGAGTGGCTGAGCGCCGACACGCCCACGCCACGAGAGCTCCCACGCCCACAccgacgcccacgcccacggcAGCTGACCAGCCCTTGCTCATCCTGTGGGCGAAGAAGTCCACTGAAGGCTAAAGGTAACGGGGGAAAAGTGGTGACGTGAACATAAAAGTAATTTGGGTGATGATGACGCTGGCGGTGgttaggtggtgatggtgatgatgatggtgatgctaggGCAATGACGATGACACCGATGAatcaaggaggagaaagaaatatatatatatatatatatatatatataataattatatatatatatatgttatgcatatttataaacaaatatatatatatatatacatatatatatatatatatatatacattatgcatatatataaataaataaatatgtacatgcagtacatatatatatatatatatatatatatatatatatatatatatatatatatgtatatatatgcatatatatttatttatatatatgcataatatatatatttatatatgtttatttatttattcatatttatgcataatatatatatttatgtatatatatttatacaatacacacacacacacacacacacacacatacatatatatatatacatatttatatatatgtatatatatgtatacaatatatatatatatatatatatatatatacatttatacgtatactatatatacatatatatacatatttatatatatgtatatatatatatgtatacaatatatatatgtatatttatatgtatactatatatacacacacacacatatatatatatatatatatatatatatatatatatatatattgtatgtctatctatctatttatctatatatttatttattcatagataaatattgtatgtacatatttatttatatatatgcataatacacacacacacacacacacacacacacacacacacacacacacacacacacacacacacacacacacacatacacatacacacacacacacacacatatatagatagataaatagataaataaacaaatatatgtatatatatttatatatatatttatatatgtatatatatgtatatatgttatatatatataatatataatatatatatatatatatatatataagtatatatatatatatatatatatatatatatatatatatgtgtgtgtgtgtgtgtgtgtgtgtgtatacaattgtACCATATAATCGGTGCGCAAACCTAACGTGCGATTCACTGCTCAGCCTCAGCACCAAGCATTCACATATTCGTATCATATGCTTTCCTTTAAacacttctcttcattctcttgtaAACTTCTTGTCACTTTTTATTTTCAGCCTTTTGCTGCTGAAACACGTATAACAATTAGAAAACAACGGAATACTGTAAAAAAGTCTATATTTATCTTAAAGATGAGGAACGCCGTTACCTTTCAGCTCTCGCCTTAGATGCTTACTGTTGATACAGTGGGTGAAGTCCATTGGGATTTTGCACTTGAAATTCGGGAAGAAGATATCTTTCGAGGCGGTCAAAGTGTCGTACGCGGTCTGTAATCTGAGGGTATAGATAGGACAATTGCTTTTATTTACTCTGTTCTCTgtccctttcgttctctccactcattatcattgtcaacttCTCTGTCAGTGtgcctatctattttttttttctgtctgtgtctactgtctgtctgtctctctctctctccttatcttcctctctctctttcgctctctctctctctatcgctctttctccctctctctctctctctctctctctctctctctctctctctctctctctctctctctctctctctctctctctcactctctctctctctctctctctctctccctctctctctctccttatcttcctctctctctttcgctctctctctctctatcgctctttctccctctctctctctctctctctctctctctctctctctctctctctctctctctctctctctctctctctctctctctctcgctctctctctctctctcttcctctccttccttccctttatgtttgcctatctgtctgggCAGTGTTACAGGCCTCTCGATTTGGAAACATTCGTTGTTTTTATCAGTTGTATATTCTCTTTGTATAGTATTTATGTACTGGGTGTACTCATAACTGCTTTAgtaatttattaaaaatttttgcGCCTTAGAAGTTCTGAATTACAAGCATTATAGAATTTCGACCCCCTGTGAAGACAGCAGGCAAGTTTCGAAAAGAACGGCCTCACTGACCCCGGCCAGCGCGGGGTCAGTGAGGCTACGACGCTGACAGGCATTAAACGACTTGGTCATTCCCTCGGTCTTTTCCTCCCGGAATTCAACTTTTCCTACGACTTGGTCATTCCCTCGGTCTTTTCCTCCCGGAATTCTACTTTTCCTACGACTTGGTCATTCCCTCGGTCTTTTCCTCCCGGAATTCAACTTTTCCTACGACTTGGTCATTCCCTCGGTCTTTTCCTCCCGGAATTCAACTTTTCCTACGACTTGGTCATTCCCTCGGTCTTTTCCTCCCGGAATTCAACTTTTCCTACGACTTGGTCATTAATCCGATCGCCCCGAATCTGCTCCCTGTAgattttagtgaattttgttaaatacagatggctccacgt
The sequence above is drawn from the Penaeus chinensis breed Huanghai No. 1 chromosome 17, ASM1920278v2, whole genome shotgun sequence genome and encodes:
- the LOC125034137 gene encoding mitochondrial amidoxime reducing component 2-like → MSKGWSAAVGVGVGVGVGALVAWACRRSATPPDSWEEVGVVSELAVYPLKSGRPLYVQEAEATEHGLSVGPHKDRSFIVILKEGSLVTGRQKPKLTFVTVKIDGDTATFEAEGAEGHAKVNLQTVTQEGELVDANIFGAPVKGVDCGDVVSRWLSEFLYEGRREVRVLYRHPEMDRRVSKHDGLDLPQYLDTDKVIYADVSPYHLVTESSVEELNTHLEKPVKRNRFRGNIVVKGSKPYDEDDWAYVKIGEVVLRMLQPCDRCSFPTVDPETGTKDPDKEPQQTLKTYRMLKSPEKLAKFWATSPMFGTILGIDACGSVRVGEKVLVKRASRNPKWRY